In uncultured Methanobacterium sp., a genomic segment contains:
- a CDS encoding cysteine desulfurase family protein — protein sequence MFENYTYLDNASITRLDERVFDEMKPYFFDVYAIPTSESGYSMGVEAREVLEKSRETIAGKLNAQTSELIFTSGYTESSNIALKGVAMALLKKKGNHIIVSKIEDYSVLNTAQALEKQGFKVTYLEVDQYGLVDPDVLGDHITPETILVSIQHANQEIGTIQNLNALGEICKDNGVLFHTDATHTFTRVPLDLEKIPVDLATISAHTIHGPAGIGALYIKKGTPITKWMDGGFQESNRRAGLENIPGAVGFTKAAELVTSEENQRLEKMRDHLIDRILTEVPKSVLNGHKIKRTPQNSNITFEYVEGESITLHLDMRGFAVSTGSACFSRSLDPSHVILGIGGDHERAHGSVRFTLGRFTTSEQIDAACDAVAIVVENLRKISPLGNL from the coding sequence ATGTTCGAAAACTATACATATCTGGATAATGCTTCAATCACCCGTTTAGATGAACGGGTTTTTGATGAAATGAAACCCTATTTTTTTGATGTCTATGCCATTCCCACCTCTGAATCAGGTTACTCGATGGGTGTGGAAGCCAGGGAAGTCCTGGAAAAAAGCAGAGAAACCATAGCTGGCAAATTAAATGCCCAGACTTCAGAGTTGATTTTTACTTCAGGCTACACTGAATCAAGTAACATTGCACTTAAAGGAGTGGCAATGGCCCTTTTAAAGAAGAAAGGAAACCATATTATTGTATCCAAAATTGAAGATTACTCGGTTTTAAACACTGCCCAAGCACTTGAAAAACAGGGATTCAAGGTGACTTACCTGGAAGTGGACCAGTACGGACTGGTTGATCCTGATGTTTTAGGTGACCACATCACCCCGGAAACGATCCTGGTGTCAATTCAGCATGCTAATCAGGAGATTGGAACCATTCAGAACTTAAATGCCCTTGGTGAGATCTGCAAAGATAATGGGGTTCTTTTTCATACTGATGCCACCCATACTTTTACCAGAGTTCCCCTTGATCTTGAAAAGATACCGGTGGATCTGGCCACTATCTCCGCTCACACCATTCATGGACCAGCCGGTATTGGTGCACTGTACATAAAAAAAGGAACACCCATTACCAAGTGGATGGATGGTGGTTTTCAGGAATCTAACCGTCGGGCTGGCCTGGAAAATATTCCCGGCGCAGTTGGTTTTACCAAAGCAGCCGAGCTGGTGACTTCTGAAGAAAATCAGCGTCTTGAAAAGATGCGTGATCATTTGATAGATAGAATTCTAACGGAGGTGCCAAAATCTGTTCTTAATGGTCATAAAATCAAAAGGACACCTCAAAATAGTAACATTACTTTTGAATATGTTGAGGGGGAATCCATAACTCTACACCTGGATATGCGCGGTTTTGCAGTGAGTACTGGTTCTGCCTGTTTCAGCCGTTCCCTGGATCCCAGCCATGTTATTCTGGGTATTGGTGGGGATCATGAGCGGGCACATGGTTCAGTGCGCTTCACATTGGGACGATTCACCACTTCTGAACAGATAGATGCTGCCTGTGATGCCGTAGCCATAGTGGTGGAAAACCTCCGGAAGATCAGTCCCCTTGGAAACTTATAA
- a CDS encoding DsrE/DsrF/DrsH-like family protein, with protein sequence MTDKATIIVHSGDMDKIYSALIVANGALSMGMDASLYFTFWGLERLKKGGLDKGPLSKMNMLGLGRKMIKSRMKKANVAPLERLIQDYKELGGKIIACEMTMEIMGVTKEELRQELIDEYGAVGTYVQEARDSKITLFI encoded by the coding sequence ATGACTGATAAAGCAACGATCATTGTTCACAGTGGAGATATGGATAAAATTTATAGTGCCCTGATAGTGGCCAACGGTGCCCTTTCCATGGGTATGGATGCCTCACTTTACTTTACATTCTGGGGACTGGAACGTCTTAAAAAGGGTGGGCTGGATAAAGGTCCCCTGTCCAAGATGAATATGCTGGGACTGGGTCGTAAGATGATAAAAAGCCGTATGAAAAAAGCCAACGTAGCACCTCTTGAAAGACTCATCCAGGACTATAAAGAGCTTGGCGGTAAAATTATTGCCTGTGAAATGACCATGGAGATCATGGGAGTTACCAAAGAAGAACTACGTCAGGAACTTATAGATGAGTACGGTGCAGTGGGAACCTACGTTCAGGAAGCCAGAGATTCTAAAATAACCCTCTTTATATAA
- a CDS encoding sulfurtransferase TusA family protein, translated as MAEQKVDVKGETCPVPLVEARKALNKAAPGDIVEIEGTHPASKKEIPMAVEALGLELVDVQEKDGIWTIKIRK; from the coding sequence ATGGCTGAACAAAAAGTAGATGTTAAAGGTGAAACCTGTCCTGTGCCATTAGTTGAAGCCCGTAAAGCACTAAATAAAGCTGCTCCAGGAGATATTGTGGAGATAGAAGGAACTCACCCTGCTTCAAAAAAGGAAATACCAATGGCGGTGGAAGCTCTGGGTTTGGAACTGGTGGATGTCCAGGAAAAAGATGGAATATGGACCATTAAAATCCGCAAGTAG
- the hdrB gene encoding ferredoxin:CoB-CoM heterodisulfide reductase subunit HdrB produces MKKIPDKNILLFKSCLVSVEYPGVESSTTFLFDKLGVGYHRDERQSCCTGLGHYYDLFDQLSTTTLAARNFWVARDSGNPNIAVMCATCYAILKKSAKILNENDEAREKINGLLEEAGLGKMGYHKGDIDPHKNIFHAAEILYNKREFFEDSSQLDFSQFNIAAHHACHYCKVHYEDTVGGVRHPMLIDELAASCGVDTVGWYDQKRLTCGAGFRQRFTNNELSLSVTAEKLTSLKENQTDIMLHMCPNCQMQFDRYQPVIEKKLDEKFNIFHLNISQFLALNMGADPYKVLGIQTHTVPVEPLLKKLGIEPVKSPVESEKIKMDH; encoded by the coding sequence ATGAAGAAAATACCTGATAAAAATATTCTGCTATTTAAAAGCTGTCTGGTGAGTGTGGAGTATCCTGGTGTTGAATCATCAACGACCTTTCTCTTTGATAAACTGGGAGTGGGATACCATCGTGATGAGCGCCAGTCATGCTGCACTGGCCTGGGACATTACTATGACCTTTTTGACCAGCTTTCCACCACTACCCTGGCTGCCAGGAACTTCTGGGTAGCCCGCGATTCAGGTAACCCCAATATAGCAGTGATGTGCGCCACCTGCTACGCCATCTTAAAAAAATCTGCAAAAATCCTGAATGAGAATGATGAAGCCCGGGAAAAGATCAACGGACTCCTGGAAGAAGCAGGTCTGGGTAAAATGGGATATCACAAAGGTGACATAGACCCCCACAAGAATATTTTCCACGCTGCGGAGATTCTCTACAATAAGAGAGAGTTTTTTGAAGATTCTTCCCAGCTGGATTTCTCACAGTTTAACATTGCAGCCCATCACGCCTGCCATTACTGTAAAGTGCACTATGAGGATACTGTGGGTGGTGTTAGGCATCCCATGCTCATTGATGAACTGGCAGCTTCCTGTGGTGTGGATACTGTGGGCTGGTATGATCAGAAGAGACTTACCTGTGGTGCTGGTTTCCGCCAGCGCTTCACCAACAATGAACTCTCCCTCAGTGTGACTGCTGAAAAACTCACCAGTCTTAAGGAGAACCAGACTGATATAATGCTGCACATGTGCCCCAACTGCCAGATGCAGTTTGACCGTTACCAGCCAGTTATTGAAAAGAAACTTGATGAAAAATTCAACATATTCCACCTTAACATATCCCAGTTTTTAGCCCTGAACATGGGGGCTGACCCTTACAAAGTGCTGGGAATTCAGACCCACACTGTTCCGGTGGAACCACTCTTAAAAAAACTGGGTATTGAACCGGTTAAAAGTCCTGTTGAAAGTGAAAAAATAAAGATGGATCACTAA
- the hdrC gene encoding ferredoxin:CoB-CoM heterodisulfide reductase subunit HdrC encodes MRTLKLNEDSSKLANEVISDLKASPSLELFKCIQCGMCTSLCPGARYSDYNPREMVKRVLDGDESVISDDNIWNCFYCYTCHSVCPANNSASVVNQILRQMAINKGEQTERLAAFLTYGDSFLEIGIGSIPAAFFDTLVKDFGPDWLDLKINLDSVRKDLGLGPVTLPEDSIEEINEILHITGFTKKMDKIKGSK; translated from the coding sequence ATGAGAACTCTTAAGCTTAATGAAGATTCCTCTAAACTTGCCAATGAGGTAATCAGCGATTTAAAAGCATCACCATCCCTTGAACTGTTTAAATGTATCCAGTGTGGAATGTGCACTTCACTATGTCCTGGAGCGCGTTACAGTGATTACAACCCCCGTGAAATGGTTAAACGGGTGCTTGATGGGGATGAAAGTGTTATTTCCGATGATAATATATGGAACTGTTTCTACTGCTACACCTGCCACAGTGTTTGCCCGGCCAACAACAGTGCCAGTGTGGTGAACCAAATATTAAGACAAATGGCAATTAATAAAGGGGAGCAGACAGAGAGACTTGCTGCATTTTTAACCTACGGGGATAGCTTTCTGGAGATTGGAATAGGTTCCATCCCTGCAGCGTTTTTCGATACATTGGTGAAGGATTTCGGACCAGACTGGTTGGATCTTAAGATCAACCTGGACAGTGTACGGAAGGACTTAGGGCTGGGACCAGTAACCCTACCTGAAGATTCCATTGAAGAAATAAATGAAATTCTCCATATAACCGGATTCACCAAAAAAATGGATAAAATAAAGGGATCTAAATGA
- a CDS encoding FAD-dependent oxidoreductase yields the protein MIYDIIVVGTGAGGSTVARELSMKGLDVLMLEKGDFIPSGAAAGKIKTVELILDQEEDGQKFIEKSEKYEFLKYAGELMYIEGVGGTTPVSLANACYACTTCYSNSPTAQFKIHDLELFEELMEASRDMDVGPLPQRLTGPVTRKIWDATEKRGYFVEPMPKFIDYSKCDNCGLCIAGCTRGAKWDAASFVEDAKNAGATLLPNFEVVKVLHSEGECRGVEGLDSEGNIKTYHAQRVVLAAGALNTPRILKNSQITDGVGQGLFTDLFISVGGFLKDAGLNQELPMGIKSEFGAYFISPHFSGQLVTLIAEKGFNPRNNDVVGLMVKIADEANGSMNEDGSVTKPLTSSDLKLLTEGYDKAVEILTEVGVDPSSIVATPIRGAHPGGTAAMGKVVDRSLKTEINGLFIADASVIPQAPGRPPILTITSLAKRLAKNIIHEVLELKN from the coding sequence ATGATATACGATATTATTGTAGTGGGAACCGGTGCCGGTGGATCAACTGTGGCCCGTGAACTTTCAATGAAAGGTCTTGATGTTTTAATGCTGGAGAAGGGAGACTTTATACCCTCAGGTGCTGCAGCTGGAAAAATCAAAACTGTTGAATTAATTTTAGACCAAGAAGAGGATGGTCAAAAATTTATTGAAAAGTCTGAAAAATATGAATTCCTGAAGTACGCAGGAGAACTGATGTATATTGAAGGTGTTGGTGGAACCACCCCTGTTTCACTGGCCAATGCCTGTTACGCCTGTACAACATGTTATTCTAACTCTCCCACCGCCCAGTTCAAGATCCATGACCTGGAATTATTTGAGGAACTCATGGAAGCCAGCAGGGACATGGATGTCGGTCCACTTCCCCAGAGGCTGACTGGTCCGGTGACCCGTAAAATATGGGATGCTACTGAGAAACGGGGCTACTTTGTTGAGCCCATGCCTAAATTCATTGATTATTCCAAGTGTGATAACTGTGGACTCTGCATCGCTGGATGCACGCGCGGAGCAAAATGGGATGCAGCTAGCTTTGTTGAAGATGCTAAAAACGCAGGAGCAACACTGTTACCTAACTTTGAAGTTGTAAAAGTCCTGCACAGTGAAGGAGAGTGCAGGGGAGTGGAGGGTTTGGATAGTGAAGGAAATATCAAAACATACCATGCCCAGAGGGTCGTACTGGCAGCAGGAGCACTGAACACTCCTCGAATTTTAAAAAATAGCCAGATCACAGATGGAGTGGGGCAGGGTCTTTTCACTGATTTATTCATCTCAGTGGGTGGCTTCCTAAAAGATGCAGGTCTAAACCAGGAGCTGCCCATGGGAATTAAATCTGAATTTGGAGCATACTTCATATCACCACACTTCTCTGGCCAGCTGGTTACATTAATAGCAGAAAAAGGTTTCAATCCCCGGAATAATGATGTGGTGGGTTTAATGGTTAAAATTGCAGATGAAGCCAATGGTTCCATGAACGAGGATGGTTCTGTTACCAAACCTCTGACCAGTTCTGATCTGAAACTGTTAACTGAAGGATATGATAAAGCAGTGGAAATACTCACTGAGGTAGGTGTGGATCCTTCTTCCATTGTTGCCACACCCATCAGAGGAGCACACCCTGGTGGTACTGCAGCCATGGGTAAAGTAGTGGACCGATCCCTGAAAACTGAAATAAATGGTCTTTTTATTGCTGATGCCAGTGTTATTCCTCAGGCCCCAGGACGACCACCAATATTAACCATCACTTCCCTTGCTAAAAGACTGGCCAAAAACATTATCCATGAGGTGTTGGAATTAAAAAATTAA